Within the Maribacter sp. BPC-D8 genome, the region TGTAGAGGTTCTAAAGTGCCAGTTACCTCGACCACCCATACCACCATTAAGTAAAATTATTTCTTCACCATGTTCGGTGATTTCAAAAAGTACTTCTTTGGTCTCAAAATCTTTTACTACCGTACCTAATGGCACATCTAAGTAAGCATCTTCGCCATCAGCCCCAGTACTTCGGCTTTTACTACCGTGCGAACCATGACCAGCCTTAAAATGTTTTGTGTATTTAAAATTAATTAAGGTCCAAAGGTTCTCGTTACCTCGAACAATTATATGTCCGCCACGACCACCATCACCACCATCAGGACCACCTTTGGTAATAAATTTTTCACGGTGCAAATGCACAGATCCCTTGCCTCCTTTACCAGAAGTCAAACCCACTTTTACGTAGTCAACAAAATTACCTTCGGTCATTGTTATTCTTTCAGTTCAAAAAATTACAGCAAACAAGTTGCCGTAAAAAATCGATATTATTTTAAGCCTTCGATTACTTTCGTTAGGCGTTCGGTAATATCAGCTATTGAGCCAATACCATTTACGCTATGAAACTTACCTTGAGCCTCGTAAAATTCTTTTACAGGAGTAGTTTTTGCATTGTACTCATCAAAACGATTTCTAATTTTAGCTACATCTTGATCATCTGTTCTACCACTTACTTTACCTCTTTCTAAAAGACGATCAATTAAAATCTCGTCATTTGCCTCTAAAGCGATAGTTGCATTGATGCCCATATCTTTAGATTCTAAGAAATTATCAAGAGCTTCGGCTTGTGCAGCAGTTCTAGGGAAACCGTCAAAAATGAATCCGTCGGCATCAGCATTCTTCTCCACTTCTTCTTGTAACATTTTAATCGTTACCTCATCTGGCACTAGCTCTCCTTTATCAATATATGACTTAGCTAAAGTACCCAGCTCCGTTCCGTTTTTGATATTGAATCTAAATACATCTCCGGTAGAAATATGCTTTAAATTATATTTTTCTTTTAGAAATTGTGCTTGTGTGCCCTTGCCGGCTCCTGGCTTACCAAAGAGTACAAGATTAATCATATGTTTCTGGTTTAATTGGTATACTTCTTTTAAATTTCGTCCTTGTTCCTTATAATCTAGACCATAACCAACAATAAAATTGTCGGGTATTGCCAAGCCAAAATAGTCGATGGCATATTCGCCCCTATATACATCTGGCTTATAAAAAAGACTGGCTATTTTAAATTCTTTAACCTTGGTTTTAGAAAATAAATGCACCAATTTCTGCAAGGTACGCCCTGTATCAATAATATCTTCTAAAATAATGACACTACGCCCCTCGATATTTTCTGGTACATCTAACAATGTCTCTACAATACCTGTAGATGTTAAGCCTTGGTAAGAACTAAGTCTTACAAAAGAAACTTCGCAAGGGTGTTCATAGGCTTTCATCAAATCTGAAACGAACATAAAAGACCCATTCAACACACCTACAAAAATGGGTGTCTCATCTTTATAATCTTCGGCAATTTTATCTGCAACCGTTTTTACAGCCTGCAAAATTTCAGATTCGCTGAGATAAGGTTTAAAAAACTTGTCGTGAATTTGTATCAATTTTCATAAATTATCAAGGTTTGCAAAGATAAGGTATTGCCTTGTGTTTTTGATTAGAAAGGAATTGGTTTCTAAGATTTAACCGTATTTTTGTAGTACTTAAGGCGTTTTCTCAACTGCCCAAAGCAACAATTATATGGATTATTTTTCTTCAGGTTTTAAATTAGGCATTTTAGGTGGTGGTCAACTCGGTAAAATGATGTTGTATGAAACACGAAAATGGGATATTTACACCAAAGTTTTAGACCCTTCTTCTGAAGCACCAAGTAGAATGTCGTGTAATGAATTCATTCAAGGCGGTCTATTGGATTTTGACACCGTTTACAATTTTGGTAAAGATGTAGATGTGTTGACCATAGAAATTGAAAATGTAAATCTTGATGCATTAGAGAAATTAGAAGATGAAGGCGTAAAAGTATACCCGCAACCAAAAGCGTTGCGCATTATTCAAAATAAAGCAAAACAGAAATTATTCTACGTTGACAATGACGTACCAACTGCCGATTTTCAGCGTTTTGCGTATTTGAGTGAAATTGAAGATAGTATTGAAAACGGAGGCTTACAATTTCCCTTTGTTTGGAAAGTTGCCCAATTCGGTTATGACGGACAAGGAGTAAAAGTTGTTCGCTGTTTAGACGATTTAAAAGGATTACCTGCGGGAGAATGCATTACCGAAACTATGATTCCGTTTAAAAACGAATTAGCAGTTATCGTATCTCGTAATACTGAAGGAGAGATTAAAACCTACCCAGTTGTGGAGATGGAATTTCACCCAGAAGCCAACCAAGTAGAATACGTTATTTGTCCTGCACGTATAGATGAAAAAGTGGCTGAAAAAGCACGCGCACTGGCATTAAAGGTTGCTGAAAAAATCGGACTAACCGGTTTATTGGCTGTAGAAATGTTTCAGACAGTAGATGATAAAATATTGGTGAACGAAGTAGCACCAAGACCACATAATAGCGGACATTATAGTATAGAGGCTA harbors:
- a CDS encoding 5-(carboxyamino)imidazole ribonucleotide synthase is translated as MDYFSSGFKLGILGGGQLGKMMLYETRKWDIYTKVLDPSSEAPSRMSCNEFIQGGLLDFDTVYNFGKDVDVLTIEIENVNLDALEKLEDEGVKVYPQPKALRIIQNKAKQKLFYVDNDVPTADFQRFAYLSEIEDSIENGGLQFPFVWKVAQFGYDGQGVKVVRCLDDLKGLPAGECITETMIPFKNELAVIVSRNTEGEIKTYPVVEMEFHPEANQVEYVICPARIDEKVAEKARALALKVAEKIGLTGLLAVEMFQTVDDKILVNEVAPRPHNSGHYSIEASYTNQFEQHIRSILGLPLGNTDSKVAGVMVNLVGAEGHTGDVVYKNIEEILAMEGVTPHIYGKAQTRPFRKMGHVTIVNDDLGKARAIAEKVKETIQVISK
- a CDS encoding adenylate kinase; the protein is MIQIHDKFFKPYLSESEILQAVKTVADKIAEDYKDETPIFVGVLNGSFMFVSDLMKAYEHPCEVSFVRLSSYQGLTSTGIVETLLDVPENIEGRSVIILEDIIDTGRTLQKLVHLFSKTKVKEFKIASLFYKPDVYRGEYAIDYFGLAIPDNFIVGYGLDYKEQGRNLKEVYQLNQKHMINLVLFGKPGAGKGTQAQFLKEKYNLKHISTGDVFRFNIKNGTELGTLAKSYIDKGELVPDEVTIKMLQEEVEKNADADGFIFDGFPRTAAQAEALDNFLESKDMGINATIALEANDEILIDRLLERGKVSGRTDDQDVAKIRNRFDEYNAKTTPVKEFYEAQGKFHSVNGIGSIADITERLTKVIEGLK